The proteins below are encoded in one region of Sideroxydans lithotrophicus ES-1:
- a CDS encoding DUF5615 family PIN-like protein, with protein sequence MRFLVDAQLPPALARYLSSAGHQAEHVYDIGLAAASDRIIWNYAVSNHAAIFTKDEDFVSMVGTSADAPPIVWVRVGNIGKQALLTWIEPMMARIISEIEAGEKLIEIT encoded by the coding sequence ATGAGATTTCTTGTCGATGCGCAGCTTCCGCCCGCGCTGGCGCGCTACCTCAGTAGCGCAGGACATCAGGCAGAGCACGTCTATGACATAGGATTGGCGGCAGCAAGCGACAGGATCATCTGGAACTACGCCGTCTCAAATCACGCTGCCATCTTCACCAAAGACGAGGACTTCGTCAGCATGGTCGGCACCAGTGCGGACGCGCCGCCGATAGTTTGGGTACGCGTTGGAAATATTGGCAAACAGGCCTTGCTGACCTGGATAGAACCGATGATGGCGCGAATCATCTCCGAGATCGAAGCAGGAGAAAAGCTGATTGAGATTACCTGA
- the cysS gene encoding cysteine--tRNA ligase, with protein sequence MLKIYNTLARDKQEFKPIIPNTVRMYVCGMTVYDYCHLGHARVMVVFDMVYRWLKASGYDVTYVRNITDIDDKIIKRAAENKESIHALTQRFIDAMHEDADTLGVQRPDHEPRATQYVPQMLEMVAQLEQNGLAYQAADGDVNYAVRKFDGYGKLSGKSLEDLRAGERVEVVSDKHDPLDFVLWKHAKDGEADEVKWDSKWGKGRPGWHLECSAMASDILGNHFDIHGGGADLQFPHHENEIAQSEGAHRCQYVNYWMHNGFVRVDNEKMSKSLGNFFTIREVLKKYDAEVVRFFILRAHYRSPLNYSDVHLDDAKGALTRLYTALKSAPSSSILPPEGEGSEFPSPSGRGARGEGVIDWDTPHAARFKSAMDDDFNTPEAIAVLFDLANEVNRSQSVTAAAELKTLAGVLGLLQRDPQDFLQGRASMNLTVPTPTLEASGGALDIDALIEARIAAKKSKNFAEADRIRKELLGAGIVLEDTPQGTTWRRA encoded by the coding sequence ATGCTGAAAATCTATAACACCCTCGCTCGCGACAAGCAGGAATTCAAACCCATCATCCCCAACACCGTGCGCATGTATGTGTGCGGCATGACGGTGTACGACTACTGCCACCTCGGTCATGCCCGGGTGATGGTGGTGTTCGACATGGTGTACCGCTGGCTCAAGGCTTCCGGCTACGACGTGACTTACGTGCGCAACATCACCGACATCGACGACAAGATCATCAAGCGCGCGGCAGAGAACAAGGAATCCATCCATGCGCTGACGCAGCGCTTCATCGACGCGATGCACGAAGACGCCGATACGCTCGGGGTGCAGCGTCCGGACCACGAGCCGCGCGCCACCCAGTATGTGCCGCAGATGCTGGAGATGGTCGCGCAACTGGAACAGAACGGGCTGGCCTACCAGGCGGCGGATGGCGACGTGAACTATGCCGTGCGCAAGTTCGATGGCTACGGCAAGCTTTCCGGCAAGTCATTGGAAGACCTGCGTGCCGGCGAACGCGTTGAAGTCGTCAGCGACAAGCACGACCCGCTCGACTTCGTGCTGTGGAAACACGCCAAGGACGGCGAAGCGGACGAGGTGAAATGGGACTCGAAGTGGGGGAAGGGCCGTCCCGGCTGGCACCTCGAATGCTCGGCCATGGCTTCGGACATCCTCGGCAACCATTTCGACATCCACGGCGGCGGCGCCGACCTGCAGTTCCCGCACCACGAGAACGAGATCGCGCAGAGCGAAGGCGCCCACCGGTGCCAGTACGTGAACTACTGGATGCACAACGGCTTTGTGCGCGTGGACAACGAAAAGATGTCCAAGAGCCTGGGCAACTTCTTCACGATTCGTGAGGTTCTCAAGAAATACGATGCTGAAGTGGTGCGCTTCTTCATCCTGCGCGCGCACTATCGCAGTCCGCTGAATTATTCCGATGTGCATCTGGACGATGCCAAGGGTGCGCTGACGCGGCTTTATACTGCATTGAAGAGTGCTCCCTCATCCTCGATCCTTCCCCCAGAGGGGGAAGGAAGTGAATTCCCCTCGCCCTCTGGGAGAGGGGCTAGGGGTGAGGGTGTCATTGATTGGGACACTCCCCATGCCGCCCGCTTCAAATCCGCCATGGATGACGACTTCAATACACCGGAAGCCATCGCCGTGCTGTTCGATCTCGCCAACGAAGTGAACCGCAGTCAATCGGTAACAGCCGCAGCAGAACTCAAGACATTGGCCGGTGTGCTTGGCCTGTTGCAACGCGACCCGCAGGATTTTCTGCAAGGCAGAGCTTCTATGAATTTGACAGTGCCAACTCCCACACTTGAGGCTAGCGGGGGGGCTTTGGACATTGATGCTTTGATCGAAGCCCGCATCGCAGCTAAGAAGTCAAAGAATTTCGCCGAGGCAGATCGCATCCGCAAAGAATTACTGGGAGCGGGAATCGTGCTGGAAGACACGCCACAGGGCACGACGTGGAGGCGCGCCTAG
- a CDS encoding DUF4870 family protein, with product MSEEFNVPDGEKISSLKSLTQVVYVLYALSYFTGVTAIVGIIINYVKKDDAAGTWLESHFRWQIRTFWFGLLWAVIGAATMVLVIGMAILFANFCWIIYRIVKGWLNLNDNKPMMF from the coding sequence ATGAGCGAAGAATTCAACGTGCCGGATGGGGAGAAGATCAGCTCCCTCAAAAGCCTTACGCAGGTCGTGTATGTGCTATATGCGCTGTCTTACTTCACCGGCGTCACCGCCATCGTCGGCATCATCATCAACTACGTGAAAAAGGACGATGCCGCCGGAACCTGGCTGGAGAGCCATTTCCGCTGGCAGATACGCACCTTCTGGTTCGGGCTGTTGTGGGCCGTGATCGGTGCGGCGACCATGGTCCTGGTGATCGGAATGGCGATCCTGTTCGCCAACTTCTGCTGGATCATTTACCGCATCGTCAAAGGCTGGCTCAACCTCAACGACAACAAACCCATGATGTTCTGA
- a CDS encoding glutamine--tRNA ligase/YqeY domain fusion protein yields the protein MSSNTPVSAAPVSNFIRTIIDGDLASGKHSSIVTRFPPEPNGYLHVGHAKSICLNFGLAKDYNGKCNLRFDDTNPEKENAEYAQSIQDDVRWLGFQWNGEVRWASDYFDALYDFAVELINKGLAYVDDLTPEQMREYRGTLTQPGRNSPNRDRSVAENLDLFRRMKAGEFADGAMVLRAKIDMSSPNINLRDPVIYRIKRAHHIRTGDKWCIYPMYDYTHCISDALEGITHSICTLEFEDHRPLYDWVLDNITIPCHPRQYEFSRLELHYTITSKRKLLQLVNEKKVSGWDDPRMPTISGMRRRGYTPEGIREFAKRIGVSKSENIVDMAIMEGAIREDLELRAPRVMAIINPLKVTITNADGAQTREADFHPNMPELGKRVVPFSKDLFIEADDFAEVPPAGWKRLTLGGEIRLRHSYVMRCDEAVKDATGKVVELKCSIDHDTLGKNPEGRKVKGVIHFLSKEHALPAEIRLYDRLFTVPEPDADRDVDFCTHLNPASLTVVQGWVEAAVRDAAPETRYQFERLGYFVTDRRDHQPGGKLVFNRTVTLRDSWAKEQA from the coding sequence ATGAGCAGCAACACTCCCGTTTCCGCCGCACCCGTTTCCAATTTCATCCGCACCATCATCGATGGCGACCTGGCCAGCGGCAAACACAGCAGCATCGTCACCCGTTTTCCGCCTGAGCCGAACGGTTATCTGCATGTCGGCCACGCCAAATCCATCTGCCTGAACTTTGGCCTGGCAAAGGATTACAACGGCAAATGCAACCTGCGTTTCGACGACACCAACCCGGAAAAGGAAAATGCGGAATACGCCCAGTCCATTCAGGACGACGTGCGCTGGCTGGGCTTCCAGTGGAACGGCGAAGTGCGCTGGGCATCGGACTATTTCGACGCGCTGTACGATTTCGCCGTGGAACTCATCAACAAGGGGCTGGCCTATGTGGACGACCTGACGCCGGAGCAGATGCGCGAATATCGCGGTACGCTGACCCAACCCGGCAGGAACAGCCCGAACCGCGACCGCTCTGTTGCAGAGAACCTCGATCTGTTCAGACGCATGAAGGCGGGCGAATTCGCCGACGGCGCCATGGTGCTGCGTGCCAAGATCGACATGAGCTCGCCCAACATCAACCTGCGCGACCCGGTGATCTACCGCATCAAGCGCGCCCACCACATCCGCACCGGCGACAAGTGGTGCATCTACCCGATGTACGACTACACGCATTGCATCTCCGACGCGCTGGAAGGCATCACTCATTCCATTTGCACGCTGGAGTTCGAGGATCACCGCCCGTTGTACGACTGGGTGCTGGACAACATCACCATCCCCTGCCACCCGCGCCAGTACGAGTTTTCGCGGCTGGAACTGCACTACACCATCACCAGCAAGCGCAAGTTGCTGCAGCTGGTGAACGAGAAGAAGGTGAGCGGCTGGGACGACCCGCGCATGCCCACCATCAGCGGCATGCGCCGGCGCGGCTATACACCGGAAGGCATCCGCGAATTCGCCAAGCGCATCGGTGTTTCCAAGAGCGAGAACATCGTCGACATGGCGATCATGGAAGGCGCGATCCGCGAAGATCTGGAACTGCGCGCCCCGCGCGTGATGGCGATCATCAATCCGCTCAAGGTCACGATCACGAATGCCGACGGCGCGCAGACGCGCGAGGCGGATTTTCACCCCAACATGCCGGAACTCGGTAAACGCGTGGTGCCGTTCAGCAAAGATTTGTTCATCGAAGCCGACGACTTCGCCGAGGTGCCGCCCGCAGGCTGGAAGCGCCTGACGCTCGGCGGCGAGATCCGCCTGCGCCACAGCTATGTGATGCGCTGCGACGAAGCGGTGAAGGATGCAACGGGCAAGGTCGTCGAACTCAAGTGCAGCATCGACCATGACACGCTGGGCAAGAACCCGGAAGGCCGCAAGGTGAAGGGTGTCATCCATTTCTTGTCGAAAGAACACGCGCTGCCCGCCGAGATTCGCCTGTATGACCGGCTATTCACCGTGCCGGAACCGGATGCCGATCGCGACGTGGATTTCTGCACGCACCTGAATCCGGCTTCGCTCACCGTGGTGCAAGGCTGGGTGGAGGCTGCCGTGCGCGATGCTGCGCCGGAAACGCGCTACCAGTTCGAGCGCCTGGGCTATTTCGTGACCGACCGCCGCGACCACCAACCGGGCGGCAAGCTGGTGTTCAACCGCACCGTGACGCTGCGCGACTCCTGGGCGAAAGAACAAGCATGA
- a CDS encoding tetratricopeptide repeat protein, translating to MSLLLDALKKSGDKQGTGLSNLTLEDPAPSRTAASSSSASTSSSNRAAGETMFAAKKKKSSGGFRWNLGLVPTTLLIALVFGSGYGYYVWLQIQPPAPPKVAQRIAPPPAPVAPVAAAAPALVPFMPPQEQPAPPQPEKAAPAQPEQPAVTARNDDFDTPRNRTAERHYSRAQSTGISVKRKVETDSVTPALLGAYQAYQRGDYTTATQAYREVLAKDARNRDALLGLAAIAQQQGQEDAAQHYYRQLLVLDPKDPIAESALMAYAPDAGNTESRLKSLLAEQPRSGTLNFSLGNYYADISSWGDAQQYYFNAHTLEPTNAQFTFNLAVSLDHLGKRKLAAQYYQQALQLDVSGHSGFDHAQAQQRLDELNPAH from the coding sequence ATGAGCCTGCTACTCGATGCACTCAAGAAGTCTGGCGATAAACAGGGAACCGGACTGTCCAACCTGACGCTGGAAGACCCTGCTCCTTCACGGACTGCTGCGTCATCCTCTTCCGCGTCGACGAGCTCATCGAACCGTGCTGCAGGTGAAACCATGTTTGCTGCCAAAAAGAAAAAGTCGTCCGGCGGCTTCCGCTGGAATCTGGGGCTGGTTCCCACGACCTTATTGATCGCCCTTGTGTTCGGCTCGGGCTATGGTTATTACGTCTGGTTGCAGATACAACCACCTGCCCCGCCCAAGGTCGCCCAACGAATTGCCCCGCCGCCTGCTCCCGTCGCACCGGTCGCAGCTGCCGCACCTGCGTTGGTTCCGTTCATGCCGCCACAAGAACAGCCCGCCCCGCCGCAACCGGAAAAAGCAGCTCCTGCGCAGCCGGAACAACCCGCGGTCACCGCGCGCAACGACGACTTCGACACGCCGCGCAACAGGACAGCAGAACGCCATTACAGCAGAGCACAGTCGACAGGTATCTCCGTCAAACGCAAGGTGGAGACGGATAGCGTCACACCAGCCCTGCTCGGCGCGTATCAGGCCTATCAGCGCGGGGACTACACCACTGCGACACAGGCTTATCGCGAAGTGTTGGCCAAGGATGCACGCAATCGCGACGCCCTGCTTGGCCTGGCTGCGATCGCCCAGCAACAGGGCCAGGAGGACGCAGCACAGCATTATTACCGCCAATTGCTGGTGCTCGACCCCAAGGATCCGATAGCTGAATCGGCGTTGATGGCATACGCGCCCGATGCAGGCAATACGGAAAGTCGCCTCAAGTCGTTGCTGGCCGAGCAGCCTCGTTCCGGCACTTTGAATTTCTCTCTCGGCAACTATTACGCTGATATATCGAGCTGGGGCGATGCGCAACAGTATTACTTCAACGCACACACGCTGGAGCCGACCAACGCACAGTTCACCTTCAATCTGGCGGTAAGCCTGGACCATCTCGGGAAACGCAAACTCGCTGCGCAGTATTACCAACAGGCGTTGCAGCTCGACGTTTCCGGCCATTCCGGTTTCGATCACGCACAAGCACAACAGCGTCTGGATGAATTGAATCCTGCCCATTAA
- a CDS encoding prepilin-type N-terminal cleavage/methylation domain-containing protein: protein MNKRLITAGFSLVEMAIVLVIISLLLAGLLPMISSQMEQQRRTETRKQLDDIRGALIGYATSQTPPKLPCPASPSIPTGTVNAGVEARTGGVCTITSGVLPWVTLGTNETDAWGRRFTYSVTAVFASSVALTSTGNLNVKTSTTGTTIAANMPAVIVSHGVNGSGAWMPEGNQLAVSTDADEATNSTSGTLTFVSHDMSPTFDDMVVWVSPNTLFNRLVTAGKLP, encoded by the coding sequence ATGAACAAAAGATTGATTACTGCAGGTTTCAGCCTGGTCGAAATGGCGATCGTGCTCGTCATCATCTCGCTCTTGTTGGCGGGATTGCTGCCCATGATCTCCAGCCAGATGGAGCAGCAACGCCGCACCGAGACACGCAAGCAGCTTGATGATATCCGCGGCGCCCTGATCGGATACGCCACCAGCCAAACTCCCCCAAAGCTCCCCTGCCCGGCCAGCCCCTCAATTCCAACCGGCACTGTGAATGCAGGCGTGGAGGCTCGAACCGGGGGAGTATGCACCATCACTTCGGGTGTGCTGCCATGGGTCACATTGGGAACAAATGAGACGGATGCCTGGGGACGGCGATTTACTTATTCAGTGACTGCTGTTTTTGCCTCTTCGGTTGCACTTACTTCAACTGGCAACCTGAATGTAAAGACATCAACAACCGGTACCACTATCGCAGCCAACATGCCGGCTGTCATTGTCTCGCACGGGGTGAATGGTTCCGGAGCGTGGATGCCGGAGGGCAATCAGTTGGCTGTGAGCACTGATGCTGATGAAGCGACAAACTCGACCAGCGGAACACTCACCTTCGTCAGCCACGACATGTCGCCGACCTTTGATGACATGGTGGTCTGGGTCTCTCCCAACACGCTATTCAACCGTCTGGTGACGGCCGGCAAGCTGCCCTAA
- a CDS encoding GspE/PulE family protein, which yields MAAPQQQTQQPIGHLLIAKGVISEDQLRIATQEQNKTPQPLGRLLVRLGFLSEATIRDVLSENLGQESVDLTNVLVDPAAIGLVPKEIARRYILLPLSVDAANKIPTIAIADPDNIIALDQVRALLRDEYRLVTQLASESDILRAIDQYYGFELSIDGILHEIEPGEMDHQNLQQGVNEFSQPVVRLIDALLTEAVQTGASDIHFEPESSFLRIRYRVDGVLRQVRSLHKSFWPAMVVRLKVMSGMNIAETRAPQDGRISLRLSGRPIDFRVASHPTSYGENLVLRILDRQKGIVPINQIGLDETALNTLKTIIAKPEGIVLVTGPTGSGKTTTLYSVLNHVNTESVNIMTLEDPVEYPIPLIRQSSVNEAAKLDFVSGIRSLMRQDPDIILVGEIRDHPTAEMAFRAAMTGHQVYSTLHTNSAIGAIPRLLDIGILPDIMAGNIIGIVAQRLIRLLCRHCKYPYHPDHTECKMLGVRHDENITIYRAAGCDICQHQGYTGRQAIMEILRMDSDMDDLIARRASIRDLKNNALERGFRPLAQDGIRRILQGVTSIAEVARVVDLTDRM from the coding sequence ATGGCTGCACCGCAACAACAGACCCAGCAGCCCATCGGGCACCTGCTGATAGCCAAGGGGGTGATCAGCGAGGACCAGCTTCGCATCGCCACCCAGGAGCAGAACAAGACGCCGCAACCGCTGGGCCGTCTGCTGGTCCGTCTCGGCTTCCTGTCTGAAGCGACCATACGCGATGTATTGTCCGAGAATCTCGGCCAGGAAAGCGTAGACCTGACCAACGTTCTGGTCGATCCCGCCGCGATCGGACTGGTCCCCAAAGAGATCGCCCGCCGTTACATCCTGTTGCCGCTGTCGGTCGATGCAGCCAACAAGATACCGACCATCGCGATCGCCGACCCGGACAACATCATCGCGCTCGACCAGGTACGCGCATTGCTGCGCGACGAATACCGCCTGGTCACGCAACTCGCCAGCGAATCGGACATCCTCCGCGCCATCGACCAATACTACGGCTTCGAGCTGTCCATCGACGGCATCCTGCACGAGATCGAACCGGGGGAAATGGATCACCAGAACCTCCAGCAGGGCGTGAACGAATTCAGCCAGCCGGTGGTACGCCTGATCGACGCGTTGCTCACCGAGGCCGTGCAAACGGGCGCTTCCGACATCCACTTCGAGCCTGAAAGCAGCTTCCTGCGCATCCGTTATCGTGTCGACGGCGTGCTGCGCCAGGTGCGCAGCCTGCACAAGAGTTTCTGGCCCGCCATGGTGGTGCGCCTGAAAGTGATGAGCGGCATGAACATCGCCGAAACGCGCGCGCCGCAGGACGGACGTATCTCGCTGCGGCTATCCGGCCGCCCGATCGATTTCCGCGTCGCCTCGCACCCGACGTCGTATGGCGAAAACCTGGTGCTGCGTATCCTCGACCGGCAAAAGGGCATCGTGCCGATCAACCAGATCGGCCTGGACGAGACCGCACTCAACACACTCAAGACCATCATCGCCAAGCCGGAAGGCATCGTGCTGGTGACCGGCCCCACCGGCAGCGGCAAGACGACCACGTTGTATTCGGTGCTGAACCATGTCAACACCGAGTCGGTGAACATCATGACCCTGGAAGACCCGGTGGAATATCCGATCCCGCTGATCCGCCAGAGCTCGGTGAACGAAGCGGCGAAGCTGGATTTCGTCAGCGGTATCCGTTCCCTGATGCGCCAGGACCCGGACATCATCCTGGTCGGCGAGATCCGCGATCATCCGACCGCCGAGATGGCGTTCCGCGCCGCCATGACCGGCCACCAGGTCTATTCGACGCTGCACACCAACTCCGCCATCGGCGCGATCCCGCGCCTGCTCGACATCGGCATCCTGCCCGACATCATGGCGGGCAACATCATCGGCATCGTCGCCCAGCGGCTGATACGCCTGCTGTGCCGCCACTGCAAATATCCATACCACCCGGACCATACCGAATGCAAGATGCTCGGCGTGCGCCATGACGAGAACATCACCATCTATCGCGCCGCCGGCTGCGACATCTGCCAGCATCAGGGCTATACCGGACGTCAGGCGATCATGGAGATACTCAGGATGGACAGCGACATGGACGACCTGATCGCCCGTCGCGCCAGCATACGCGACCTGAAGAACAACGCACTGGAGCGCGGCTTCCGTCCGCTGGCCCAGGACGGCATCCGCCGCATCCTGCAAGGCGTGACCTCCATCGCCGAAGTCGCCCGCGTCGTCGACCTGACCGACCGGATGTAA
- a CDS encoding type II secretion system protein GspD, with amino-acid sequence MKFTRVLLCLASISLVACQTDKSFTMSDQHIQQSSSAPIVAGNIPEPSKLSVVLPPPKPAAKVETYSVVVTSVPAREILFALARDAKINIDIGPGIEGIVTLNAIDQTLPQILDRISKQVDMRYTIENGNLFVEADKPFLKTYKIDFINMSRTVNSKIFTSSQIGGATGAAGATGSAAGGNTASTSITSDTKNDLMNSLIDNVKAILADDDRIRYTERTELRNEIAAAARGTGSASASSSIASGSGGGKGQSSKTGGGATGSGNEDVSSQASTVQQTGKYEPAVNVNANKETGVLIVRATARQHKKIQEFIDKVMTAARRQVLIEATIAEVTLSRNYQQGINWSALALGGKGFSLTQLATAGLPSSNTGSMVTLAYNNATSKVGNLSGAVQLLDSFGDVKVLSSPKLSVMNNQTATLKVVDNKVYFTITVTPGSTNGTIVTPPTFSTTAVPVAVGFTMNVTPEINDSDYVTINVRPTITRIIDYVNDPNPNLANPCGTGVTSCAVAAIVNRVPEIRTREMESIIRVSSGQIAVLGGLMQDEINNQSDGVPLLDEIPGIGSLFKNRNDTKTKTELVIFLRPVIIKDASLDGDFNSFRSNLPGTDFLKPESEKTTP; translated from the coding sequence ATGAAGTTCACGCGCGTACTACTGTGTCTGGCAAGCATCTCGCTCGTCGCATGCCAAACTGACAAGTCGTTCACAATGTCCGACCAGCATATCCAGCAGAGTAGCTCGGCCCCCATCGTAGCAGGCAACATCCCCGAACCCAGCAAACTCTCCGTCGTCCTTCCCCCTCCGAAACCTGCAGCAAAAGTCGAAACCTACAGCGTGGTCGTCACCAGTGTCCCGGCGCGGGAAATACTGTTCGCGCTGGCTCGCGATGCCAAGATCAACATCGACATCGGCCCGGGGATCGAAGGTATCGTCACGCTCAACGCCATCGACCAGACCTTGCCACAGATCCTGGATCGAATCTCGAAGCAAGTCGATATGCGCTATACGATCGAAAACGGCAACCTGTTCGTGGAAGCGGACAAGCCTTTCCTGAAGACATACAAGATCGATTTCATCAATATGTCGCGCACGGTGAATAGCAAGATATTCACCAGCAGCCAGATAGGTGGGGCAACGGGAGCGGCCGGGGCAACCGGAAGCGCGGCAGGCGGAAACACCGCCTCGACCTCCATAACCAGCGATACCAAGAACGACCTGATGAACAGCCTGATTGACAACGTCAAGGCCATCCTCGCGGACGACGACCGGATAAGATATACGGAACGAACCGAACTGCGCAATGAAATTGCCGCCGCGGCGCGAGGAACGGGAAGCGCATCCGCAAGCAGCAGCATCGCATCAGGTTCGGGTGGCGGCAAAGGGCAATCCAGCAAAACGGGCGGCGGCGCGACCGGAAGCGGCAACGAAGACGTTTCAAGCCAGGCCTCTACCGTGCAACAGACAGGAAAATACGAGCCTGCCGTCAACGTCAATGCCAACAAGGAAACCGGCGTGCTGATCGTGCGTGCCACGGCCCGCCAGCACAAAAAGATCCAGGAATTCATCGACAAGGTCATGACGGCGGCACGCCGCCAGGTACTGATCGAGGCGACCATCGCCGAAGTCACACTCAGCAGGAATTATCAGCAAGGCATCAACTGGTCTGCGCTGGCTTTGGGCGGAAAGGGCTTTTCCCTGACGCAGCTGGCAACCGCCGGCCTCCCTTCCTCCAATACCGGCAGCATGGTCACGCTCGCATACAACAATGCCACCTCCAAGGTTGGAAATTTAAGCGGCGCGGTTCAGTTGCTTGACTCCTTCGGCGATGTGAAAGTTCTGTCCAGCCCCAAGCTGAGCGTGATGAACAACCAGACCGCCACTCTCAAGGTGGTGGATAACAAGGTTTACTTCACGATCACAGTCACCCCAGGCTCCACCAACGGAACGATCGTTACGCCGCCCACTTTCTCGACCACAGCAGTGCCGGTCGCGGTCGGCTTCACCATGAACGTGACCCCCGAGATCAACGATTCCGATTATGTGACCATCAATGTCCGTCCGACGATCACGCGCATCATCGACTACGTGAACGACCCCAACCCGAATCTGGCCAACCCGTGCGGCACCGGCGTGACTAGCTGCGCGGTCGCGGCCATCGTGAACAGGGTTCCGGAGATCCGGACCCGCGAAATGGAATCCATCATTCGTGTGAGCAGCGGACAGATCGCCGTTTTGGGCGGTCTGATGCAAGACGAGATCAACAATCAATCTGACGGCGTTCCGCTGCTGGACGAGATTCCCGGCATCGGCAGCCTGTTCAAGAACCGCAATGACACCAAGACCAAGACCGAGCTGGTCATCTTCCTGCGCCCCGTCATCATCAAGGATGCAAGCCTTGACGGCGATTTCAACTCCTTCCGCAGCAACTTGCCGGGGACTGACTTCCTCAAGCCTGAAAGCGAGAAGACGACACCATGA
- a CDS encoding DUF433 domain-containing protein, giving the protein MGQVTRITVDPNMCGGRPCIRGLRVRVKDVLEMLASGMTREEILKDFPYLETEDITATLEYAAMQVDHPILQAA; this is encoded by the coding sequence ATGGGACAAGTCACCAGAATCACCGTTGACCCGAATATGTGCGGTGGCAGGCCTTGTATTCGCGGTCTACGGGTACGTGTAAAAGACGTACTGGAAATGCTGGCATCCGGCATGACCAGAGAAGAAATTCTCAAAGATTTCCCTTATCTTGAAACCGAGGATATTACTGCCACACTTGAATATGCTGCCATGCAAGTAGACCACCCAATACTGCAAGCAGCCTGA
- a CDS encoding type II secretion system F family protein — protein sequence MALYSYKAIDSAGKSAKGLQDAANLIDLEQRLKRAGLDLISGKEEENRASFGSSKIKRTDLITFFFNLEQLVRAGVPLLECLGDLRDTMEEATFREIIASMVESIESGKKLSQAMAEHPNAFDKITVSLTRAGEDSGRLVEVFAHLTESLKWQDEMASQTKTMMIYPAFVGTVVLAITFFLMIYLVPQLVSFIKGMGQDIPIQTRMLLATSSFFVHYWYVLLLTPPVLFGTYKVALISNPGLQYHVDNLKLHIWPTGPILRKIILARFANTFAMMYSSGITILDCIANSRDLVNNQVIANSLQNVMREIEAGKNLTQSFQQTGIFPPLVVRMLKVGEATGQLDQALLNVSYFYDRDVKDSIKKVQALIEPTMTIVLGALLGWVMLSVLSPIYDIISKVKM from the coding sequence ATGGCACTCTATTCCTACAAAGCCATCGACAGCGCCGGCAAATCCGCCAAGGGACTGCAGGACGCCGCCAACCTGATCGACCTCGAACAGCGCCTGAAACGCGCGGGGCTGGACCTCATCAGCGGCAAGGAAGAAGAAAACAGGGCCAGCTTCGGCAGCAGCAAGATCAAACGTACCGATCTCATCACCTTCTTCTTCAACCTCGAACAATTGGTCCGTGCCGGCGTGCCTCTGCTGGAATGCCTGGGCGACCTGCGCGACACCATGGAAGAAGCCACGTTCCGCGAGATCATCGCCAGCATGGTGGAATCCATCGAGAGCGGCAAGAAACTCTCGCAGGCGATGGCGGAACACCCCAATGCCTTCGACAAGATCACCGTCAGCCTGACCCGCGCCGGCGAGGACAGCGGCCGCCTGGTCGAGGTGTTCGCCCACCTCACCGAATCGCTCAAGTGGCAGGACGAGATGGCCTCGCAGACCAAGACCATGATGATCTACCCGGCCTTCGTCGGCACCGTGGTGCTGGCGATCACGTTCTTCCTGATGATCTACCTGGTGCCGCAACTGGTGAGCTTCATCAAGGGCATGGGACAGGACATCCCGATCCAGACGCGCATGCTGCTGGCGACTTCCTCCTTTTTCGTTCACTACTGGTATGTTCTCCTGCTGACGCCGCCGGTCTTGTTCGGCACCTACAAGGTCGCCCTCATCAGCAACCCCGGCCTGCAATATCACGTGGACAATCTGAAATTACACATCTGGCCGACCGGCCCGATCCTGCGCAAGATCATCCTGGCGCGCTTTGCCAACACCTTCGCCATGATGTACAGCTCGGGCATCACCATCCTCGACTGCATCGCCAACTCGCGCGACCTGGTCAACAACCAGGTCATCGCGAACAGCCTGCAAAACGTGATGCGCGAGATCGAAGCAGGCAAGAACCTGACACAAAGCTTCCAGCAGACCGGCATCTTCCCGCCGCTCGTGGTGCGCATGTTGAAGGTCGGCGAAGCCACCGGACAACTCGACCAGGCGCTGCTCAATGTCAGTTATTTCTACGACCGCGATGTGAAGGATTCGATCAAAAAAGTACAGGCATTGATCGAACCGACCATGACCATCGTCCTGGGTGCACTGCTGGGATGGGTGATGCTGTCCGTGCTGTCGCCCATCTACGACATCATCAGCAAGGTGAAAATGTAA